Within the Senegalia massiliensis genome, the region GTATACATATTAAAAAAGATGACATACCATTTGAACATTATAGAGAGTATATAGGTGATAAAGATAAGAGTTTTTATTCAATAATTCCATTTGATATAATTAAACATGAATATAGAGAGATAAAAAAAGAAACAGTAAAACAAAATATAGATTCATTAAAGGAGTCCTTAAGTGTTATAATAACAAAAGAGGCTATGAAAGATGTAAAAGAAGACAGCAAAGTCTTATCCAAAGATATAACTTTTGAAAGAAAAGATAATTCTTTAATAGTTAGTATAAAAGTAGAGTTAATTGAAAATATAGCACAAAAGAAATATATTAATGAGAATATAGAAATTGAAAATGACGATTCGGAAGAAAATAAGGAGGAATAGTATTGACAGAAAGTAGATATGAAAAAAGCATAAAGATAAATGATGAAGATTTTAGCAGAGAATTATATGGAGATTTTGATAGAAATATTAAACTAATAGAAGAAGAATTTGATATTGATATAGTATCTCGTCAAGGTGAGATAAAAATTTTAGGGAAAAAAGAAAATGTAGAACTTGTTGATACTTTAATAAAAAAATTAATAGATATAGTGAAAGTAGAAGGAAAACTTACGAACCAACAAATTAGATATGCAATAACACTTGTATATGAAGGAAAAGAAAATAAAATGAAAGAATTACTAGATGATACAGTATGTGTTACTTACTCAGGAAAAACTATAAAACCTAAAACACTAGGACAAAAAAGATACATAGATTCCATGGCTAAAAATGATTTAGTATTTGGAATAGGCCCTGCAGGAACAGGTAAGACTTACTTAGCTGTTGCAAAAGCAGTTCAAGCATTTAAAAACAAAGAGGTAGAAAGAATAATTTTAACAAGACCAGCAGTAGAAGCTGGAGAAAAATTAGGATTTTTACCAGGTGATTTGCAAGACAAAGTAGATCCTTATTTAAGACCTGTTTATGATGCATTATTTGACATATTTGGTGGAGAAGCCTTTTTGAAAAATAGAGAAAGAGGTTTAATAGAAATAGCACCACTTGCATATATGAGAGGTAGAACACTAGATTCAGCATTTGTAATACTAGATGAAGCACAAAATACTACATCTGAGCAAATGAAAATGTTTTTGACAAGATTAGGTTTTGGTTCAAAAGCAATTATAACTGGTGATATAACCCAAGTAGATTTACCATATGGAAAGACATCAGGTTTAAAGCAAGTTACTCATGTTTTAAAAGATGTAAAAGGAATTGATTTTATATATCTTAGTAAACAAGATGTTGTAAGACATAAATTAGTTCAAAGAATTATAGAAGCTTATGAAAATCATGAGAAAAAGAAAAAATAAGGAGAGAATCAATGGAAGTTTATATTGATAATAGACAAACAGAAATATTATTAGATGAAAAAATTGAAGAGATTATAAATAGTGTAATAAAAGAATGTTTATATTATGAAAAATATGGATTTAATTATGAAATAAGCGTTTCATTTGTTAATAATATAGAGATTAAAGAATTAAATAGAAGATTTCGTGGAAAAGATAAAGAAACTGATGTATTGTCATTTCCAATGGAAGATGAGTTAGAAGGACAAGATTATTTACCAACCTTAGGTGATATTGTAATATCCACAGAAAAGGCAAATGAGCAAGCAAAAGAATATGGACATAGCTTAGAGAGAGAAATAGCTTATCTTACAGCTCATAGTATGTTTCACCTTATGGGATATGATCATTTAACTGATAGTGAAAAGAGTATTATGAGAAGCAAAGAAAAAGATGTTATGAAAAACTTGAAAATTTTTAGAAATAATTAGAAAGAAGGAAAGCCAATGAAAAGACTAATAGATAGTTTCAACTATGCAGTACAAGGAATTATCTATACATTAAAAACACAAAGAAATATGAGAATACATTTTTTTGTTATGACACTTATATTAATATTAAGTTTGTTTTTTAATTTTTCAAAACTTGAACTATTATCATTATTTTTTGCTATATCATTGGTTATAATAGCAGAAATGGTAAATACAGCTGTAGAAAAAACTATAGATATGTTTACAAGTGAATTTCATCCTTTGGCAAAAATCGCAAAAAATGTTGCAGCTGGAGCAGTATTAGTTGCAGCACTTAATTCCATAATGGTAGGATATCTTTTGTTTTTTGATAGAGTAAATCCTTTTACAAAGTCAATAATATTTAAAATAAGATCTTCTCCTGTACATCTTACTTTTATATGCATATTACTCATAACTATAATTACTATCGTAATAAAAACTGTTACACAAACAGGGACACCTTTTAAAGGTGGAATTATAAGTGGTCACGCTGCTTTGGCTTTTACTATATCAACGGTAGTGACTTTTTTAACAGAAAACACATTAATTGCAACACTTAGTTTTATGCTAGCAATTTTAGTAGGACAAAGTAGAATAGAAGGAGAAATACATACTTTTTTTCAAGTAGTTAATGGAGCATTATTGGGTATATTAATAACTGTATTAATATTTCAATTATTATAGCTCTAATCAGGAGGGATTTAGTTGTCAGACAATTTTTTATACGTACGGTTAGTTATTTTATTTTTTCTTTTAATGTTATCAGCAGTATTTTCTAGTTCGGAGACAGCAATAACCACATTGAAAATTGCAAGAATAAGAAAATTAAGAGAAAGCGATCAAAAAAAGGCATTATTACTTGAGAGAATAAAAAAACAGATAAATATGATGTTATCTACAATTTTAATAGGGAATAATTTAGTTAATATATTAGCTACTGCAATACTTACAGAAGTTACAGTTGAACTTTTTCAAGGAAGTAGTTCTACACTTGTTTCTACAGGAATTATGACTATACTAATATTGATATTTGGGGAAATAACTCCTAAAACATATGCAGCACAAAATCCAGAGAAAATATCTGTTTTAATAGCAAGACCATTAATATTACTTTCATTAATATTTAAACCTATACTAATAGTTTTAAATTTTATTACTGGATTTTTCATAAAACTTATGGGTGGAGATATAAATAATACTGGACCATTTGTAACAGAAGAAGAAATACGCTCTCTTGTTGATGTAGGAGAAGAAGAAGGAGTAGTAAAACTACAGGAAAAAGAGATGATAGAAAATATATTTGAAATAGATCATATTGATGTAGGAGATGTAATGGTACCAAGAATAGATATTATAGCAGTTTCGGAGGATGACACTATGGAAGTTGCATTAGAAAAAATTACTAAATATGGTCATTCTAGAATACCAGTATATAAAGAAAGTATAGATGATATAGTAGGAATACTTTATGCTAAAGATGTACTTCCTTTTATTGGATTTAAAGATGTAAAGGTAAATGAAACTAAAATAGTAGATATAATGAGAAATGCATATTATGTACCTGAAACCAAAAAAGTAAATAAGCTTTTAAGAGAGCTTCAATATTATAAAGTTCATATGGCAATAGTTTTAGATGAATATGGTGGAACAGAAGGATTGGTTACAATAGAAGACATATTAGAAGAAATAGTAGGGGATATATTAGATGAATATGATACTGATATAGATTTAATAGAAAAAATCAATGAAAATACTTATAATGTAAAGGCAGAAGTATCTTTAGAAGATATAAATGAATTATTTAAAACTGATTTTCCAGAAGAAGAATTCGATTCTTTAGGTGGGTATATATTTAACACATTAGGAAGAGTTCCGGTAAAAGGAGATAAATTAGATAGTGATAAAATAAATATAATAGTTAAAAAAGTTACAAACAGGAGGGTAATATTAGTAGAAATAACTAAAAAAAATCAGGGGTGATTTAGTTGAAAAAATTAATTTTATTTTTAGTAATTATTTTATTAATATTGGGTGTAGGATGTAACGATAAAGAAATTGAAGAAGGTAATAGTTTAGAAAATACAGAAGAAAGTGAAGGTGGATCTAATAATAATGGGTCTAAAGATAATGTTTTTTCACCATTAAGTGGAATAAAAATGAAAAGTGACTTAAAAAATGAAAGACCAATAGCTATAATGTTTGACAATCAAAAAGATGCAAGATGGCAAGCAGGGCTTAGTGAAGCAGAGATAGTGTATGAATTCTTAGTCGAAGGCAATATCACAAGATATATGGGTATATTTCTTATGAATAGTCCTGATGTAATAGGTCCAGTTAGAAGTGCAAGACCTTATTATTTGCAAGCTTTACTTGAATATGATGCTATATATGTTCATTGTGGTGGGAGTCCAGAAGCAAAAGAACAAATAATAAGTTTTGGAATTGATGAAGCTGATTGTATGAGTGCTCCAGGGTATGTTTTTTATAGAAATAATGAATTAGGCAAGAAATCACCGCATAATTTATATACCAATATGGAAGATATAAGAAAATACGAAAAAGAAAAAGGTTTTAATACAGAGCCTAATTATGAGCCCTTCTTATTCAATGAAAATTCCCAAGATATAGAAGGAGAAGTTGCAAATACATTGAAAATAAATTATTCTAAACATAATACAACAAGTTATAAATATGATGAAGAAATAGGCAAGTATATTAGATATAAAGATGGAGAAATTCATATAGATGAAAATGATAGTAGCAATTTGACAGCTACAAATATAATAATTCAAGAAGCAAACACAAAGGTTATAGACAATCAAGGAAGACTCCATATATCAACAATTGGAGAAGGGAAAGGTAAATATTTTACTAAAGGTAAATATATAAATATAAACTGGGAAAAAGAAGATCAATATTCTAAAACAAAATATTTTGATGAAGCGGGAAATAGGATAAAATTAAATCCAGGTATAACTTGGATTCAAGTAACCCGAGTAAATCCAGAAATAAAAATAACAGAATAGGTGGTGTGAAATATGAAAAAACAAGAGTTGATAAATACAGCATTAAAAGCAAAAGAAATGGCATATGTTCCTTATTCTAAATTTAGAGTAGGAGCAGCTGTTTTAACAGATGATAATAAAATCTATACAGGATGTAATATAGAGTCAGCAAGTTATACACCTACTAATTGTGCTGAAAGAACAGCTATATTTAAAGCAGTATCAGAAGGAGATAAAAATTTTAAAGCAATAGCTATAACAGGCGACTCTGAATATACATTTCCT harbors:
- the ybeY gene encoding rRNA maturation RNase YbeY; protein product: MEVYIDNRQTEILLDEKIEEIINSVIKECLYYEKYGFNYEISVSFVNNIEIKELNRRFRGKDKETDVLSFPMEDELEGQDYLPTLGDIVISTEKANEQAKEYGHSLEREIAYLTAHSMFHLMGYDHLTDSEKSIMRSKEKDVMKNLKIFRNN
- a CDS encoding DUF3048 domain-containing protein, yielding MKKLILFLVIILLILGVGCNDKEIEEGNSLENTEESEGGSNNNGSKDNVFSPLSGIKMKSDLKNERPIAIMFDNQKDARWQAGLSEAEIVYEFLVEGNITRYMGIFLMNSPDVIGPVRSARPYYLQALLEYDAIYVHCGGSPEAKEQIISFGIDEADCMSAPGYVFYRNNELGKKSPHNLYTNMEDIRKYEKEKGFNTEPNYEPFLFNENSQDIEGEVANTLKINYSKHNTTSYKYDEEIGKYIRYKDGEIHIDENDSSNLTATNIIIQEANTKVIDNQGRLHISTIGEGKGKYFTKGKYININWEKEDQYSKTKYFDEAGNRIKLNPGITWIQVTRVNPEIKITE
- a CDS encoding PhoH family protein; the protein is MTESRYEKSIKINDEDFSRELYGDFDRNIKLIEEEFDIDIVSRQGEIKILGKKENVELVDTLIKKLIDIVKVEGKLTNQQIRYAITLVYEGKENKMKELLDDTVCVTYSGKTIKPKTLGQKRYIDSMAKNDLVFGIGPAGTGKTYLAVAKAVQAFKNKEVERIILTRPAVEAGEKLGFLPGDLQDKVDPYLRPVYDALFDIFGGEAFLKNRERGLIEIAPLAYMRGRTLDSAFVILDEAQNTTSEQMKMFLTRLGFGSKAIITGDITQVDLPYGKTSGLKQVTHVLKDVKGIDFIYLSKQDVVRHKLVQRIIEAYENHEKKKK
- a CDS encoding hemolysin family protein; amino-acid sequence: MSDNFLYVRLVILFFLLMLSAVFSSSETAITTLKIARIRKLRESDQKKALLLERIKKQINMMLSTILIGNNLVNILATAILTEVTVELFQGSSSTLVSTGIMTILILIFGEITPKTYAAQNPEKISVLIARPLILLSLIFKPILIVLNFITGFFIKLMGGDINNTGPFVTEEEIRSLVDVGEEEGVVKLQEKEMIENIFEIDHIDVGDVMVPRIDIIAVSEDDTMEVALEKITKYGHSRIPVYKESIDDIVGILYAKDVLPFIGFKDVKVNETKIVDIMRNAYYVPETKKVNKLLRELQYYKVHMAIVLDEYGGTEGLVTIEDILEEIVGDILDEYDTDIDLIEKINENTYNVKAEVSLEDINELFKTDFPEEEFDSLGGYIFNTLGRVPVKGDKLDSDKINIIVKKVTNRRVILVEITKKNQG
- a CDS encoding cytidine deaminase produces the protein MKKQELINTALKAKEMAYVPYSKFRVGAAVLTDDNKIYTGCNIESASYTPTNCAERTAIFKAVSEGDKNFKAIAITGDSEYTFPCGVCRQVMREFSKDLTIYIVKNQNEYKEFTLEELLPYSFGPEDLIEDIIKDDKDEI
- a CDS encoding diacylglycerol kinase codes for the protein MKRLIDSFNYAVQGIIYTLKTQRNMRIHFFVMTLILILSLFFNFSKLELLSLFFAISLVIIAEMVNTAVEKTIDMFTSEFHPLAKIAKNVAAGAVLVAALNSIMVGYLLFFDRVNPFTKSIIFKIRSSPVHLTFICILLITIITIVIKTVTQTGTPFKGGIISGHAALAFTISTVVTFLTENTLIATLSFMLAILVGQSRIEGEIHTFFQVVNGALLGILITVLIFQLL